A window of Salmo trutta chromosome 5, fSalTru1.1, whole genome shotgun sequence contains these coding sequences:
- the LOC115193780 gene encoding apoptosis-stimulating of p53 protein 2 isoform X1, with product MRYEAKMMPMFLTVYLSNNDQHFTEVPVTPETLCRDVVELCKEPGETECHLAEMWRGSERPIGVGERMLDMLQHWGQHRAEVRFYLRHDRAPSRESGGSRGSDSKRNGVKSTWDRRVENGVSAPRMDMTLAELQEMAARQQQQIDAQQHLLASKEQRLRYLKQQEERQQQQQQQQASDQEKLRRLRENVENQETRLKKVRALKGHVEQKRLSNGKLVEEIEQMNGLFQQKQRELVVAVSKVEELNRQLEMLKNGKMDGFKDNQSSVTELDHLYKELQLRNKLNQEQNSKLQHQRDSLNKRNLEVASMDKRVSELRDRLWKKKAALQQKENLPPQMPWPSEPAPIKKNGFPGKERASKDTHPQLPSDGPVGQQQQGPSRVAAVGPYIQSSTMPRGPVRHELLVKPAAYPDGTATLPAHPEPQDKANTGKLAEWGASGPESNSSSHGSSSIVPRMTSHSSANTEQGETEGMKRDRRVRPFSMFEPTEVPASSLRKNQSSDDLVRDAQSAPKAAVKVPPPVASKPKVPSCAPYGKPGLNTGTFPKAKPPSQQQHSQEAAQARVPLPPSQSQTLPLPSKQDPPLAATVRPFTPELPKDLSKPQTLAASSIYSMYTQQPTPGKPYPPAIQGSVNRSQSRGNGFVSVYGKPVISGGGPQQPENPYSEQRHSPDQTSEVDHGAHQGPPTEGQQGETERTPRPLSPTKLLPFISNPYRHQSDGDLEALRKKLYNAPRPLKKRSSITEPEGPAGPNIQKLLYQKTTLAAMETILTTPTTPEVVKEEGGALPGVPGAQIVGENSQPGSVKLEVREVPPPTPNHHLPPPAEQTPPPAIPEGDREEFTPPPHPPHPAPRPDQPRFPPPPPAAAGMEEPSPPSLHPPPESFMEEFPPYPPPPYPSGAEQEILGEDTFSMQAPEVTGQVTLPPGKRTNLRKTGSERIDHGMRVKFNPLALLLDSSLEGEFDLVQRIIYEVEDPSLPNDEGITALHNAVCAGHTEIVKFLVQFGVNVNAADSDGWTPLHCAASCNNVQVCKFLVESGAAVFAMTYSDMQTAADKCEEMEEGYTQCSQFLYGVQEKMGIMNRGVVYGLWDYSNDNSDELAFHEGDCMTIVRREDEDETEWWWAGTGDTEGYIPRNLLGLYPRIKPRQRSLA from the exons ATGTTCCTGACAGTCTACCTCAGTAACAATGACCAGCATTTTACAGAGGTGCCCGTTACCCCAGAGACACTGTGCCGGGACGTGGTGGAGCTATGTAAGGAGCCCGGAGAGACTGAATGCCACCTGGCTGAGATGTGGCGTGGATCTG AGCGACCTATAGGAGTCGGGGAGCGGATGCTGGACATGCTCCAGCATTGGGGGCAGCACAGGGCAGAGGTGCGCTTCTACCTGCGCCATGACCGAGCGCCCAGCAGAGAATCTG GTGGCTCACGAGGATCAGACTCCAAGAGGAATGGAGTGAAGAGCACCTGGGATAGACGGGTGGAGAACGGG GTGTCGGCCCCACGGATGGACATGACTCTGGCTGAGCTGCAGGAGATGGCTGCCAGACAGCAGCAGCAGATAGACGCACAGCAACATCTCCTCGCCTCCAAG gAGCAGCGCCTGCGCTACCTGAAGCAGCAGGAggagaggcagcagcagcagcagcagcagcaggcatCGGACCAGGAGAAGCTGCGGCGTCTCAGAGAGAACGTGGAGAACCAGGAGACCAGGCTCAAGAAGGTCCGGGCCCTCAAGGGCCACGTGGAGCAGAAACGCCTCAGCAACGGCAAGCTGG tggaGGAGATAGAGCAGATGAATGGTCTGTTCCAACAGAAGCAGAGAGAGCTGGTGGTGGCTGTGTCCAAGGTGGAGGAGCTCAACAGACAGCTGGAGATGCTTAAGAACGGCAAGATGGACGGCTTCAAAGACAACCAGAGCTCTGTGACTGAACTGGACCACCTCTACAAGGAGCTGCAG CTGCGTAACAAGCTTAACCAGGAGCAGAACTCCAAGCTGCAGCATCAGAGAGACAGTCTGAACAAGCGCAACCTGGAGGTGGCCTCTATGGACAAACGCGTCAGTGAGCTCCGAGACCGCCTCTGGAAGAAGAAGGCCGCTCTGCAGCAGAAAGAGAACCTGCCG CCACAGATGCCCTGGCCCTCAGAGCCGGCCCCTATCAAAAAA AATGGCTTCCCTGGTAAGGAGAGGGCTTCTAAAGACACTCATCCGCAG ctGCCCTCTGATGGTCCGGTGGGTCAGCAGCAGCAGGGTCCGTCTCGTGTGGCGGCTGTCGGCCCTTACATCCAGTCGTCCACCATGCCTCGCGGCCCAGTGAGACACGAGCTGCTGGTCAAACCTGCTGCCTACCCCGATGGCACCGCCACCCTGCCCGCACACCCAGAACCCCAGGACAAAGCTAACACAG gTAAGCTGGCAGAGTGGGGTGCTTCTGGACCAGAGTCCAACAGCAGTAGTCATGGGTCATCCTCCATAGTGCCCAGAATGACCTCTCACTCCAGCGCAAACACAGAGCAAG GTGAGACGGAGGGGATGAAGAGGGACCGGCGGGTGCGTCCGTTCTCCATGTTTGAGCCCACTGAGGTGCCCGCCTCCTCCCTCCGCAAGAACCAGAGCAGTGACGACCTGGTCAGAGACGCCCAG TCTGCTCCTAAAGCTGCAGTCAAGGTGCCCCCACCTGTCGCCAGCAAACCCAAAGTCCCCAGTTGCGCCCCCTATGGCAAGCCAGGCCTCAACACCGGTACCTTCCCCAAGGCCAAGCCCCCCAGCCAGCAACAGCACTCCCAGGAGGCGGCCCAGGCCCGCGTCCCACTGCCCCCCTCCCAGAGCCAGACCCTGCCCCTGCCCTCCAAGCAGGACCCCCCTCTGGCAGCCACCGTAAGACCCTTCACACCAGAGCTGCCTAAGGACCTGAGCAAGCCCCAGACCCTGGCAGCCAGTTCCATCTACTCCATGTACACCCAGCAGCCCACCCCAGGCAAGCCATACCCACCAGCCATACAGGGGTCTGTCAACAGGAGCCAGAGCAGAGGCAACGGATTTGTCAGTG TGTACGGTAAGCCTGTGATCTCCGGTGGTGGCCCCCAGCAACCAGAGAACCCATACAGCGAGCAGCGGCACTCCCCAGACCAGACCTCTGAGGTGGACCACGGGGCCCACCAGGGCCCCCCCACCGAGGGccagcagggggagacagagcGCACCCCCCGTCCCCTCAGCCCCACCAAGCTGCTGCCCTTCATCTCCAACCCCTACCGCCATCAGAGTGACGGGGACCTGGAGGCCCTCAGGAAGAAGCTGTACAACGCCCCGCGGCCCCTGAAGAAACGCAGCTCCATCACAGAGCCCGAGGGCCCCGCAGGGCCCAACATCCAGAAGCTGCTTTATCAGAAGACCACGCTGGCTGCCATGGAGACCATCCTCACCACGCCCACCACACCCGAGGTTgtaaaggaggagggaggggcgtTGCCTGGTGTTCCAGGTGCCCAGATTGTTGGGGAGAACAGCCAACCGGGAAGTGTGAAACTGGAGGTGCGTGAAGTCCCTCCTCCCACCCCTAACCACCACCTCCCACCCCCAGCAGAGCAGACTCCCCCACCAGCCATcccagagggagacagagaggagttcaccccccctccccatccaccccaccctgccccTCGACCTGACCAGCCCCGGTTCCCCCCACCGCCCCCTGCTGCTGCAGGCATGGAGGAGCCCAGCCCACCCAGCCTGCACCCTCCTCCAGAGAGTTTCATGGAAGAATTCCCCCCCTACCCTCCACCACCCTACCCTAGCGGGGCTGAGCAGGAGATCCTGGGGGAGGACACCTTCAGCATGCAGGCACCGGAGGTCACCGGACAGGTCACATTACCACCG GGGAAGAGGACCAACCTGCGTAAGACCGGCTCCGAGAGGATCGACCACGGCATGAGGGTGAAGTTTAACCCCCTGGCCCTGCTCCTGGACTCCTCTCTGGAGGGAGAGTTTGACCTGGTCCAGAGGATCATCTACGAG gtGGAGGACCCTAGTCTGCCAAATGATGAGGGGATCACAGCCCTCCACAACGCAGTCTGTGCCGGACACACAGAGATCGTCAAGTTCCTGGTCCAGTTTGGTGTCAACGTCAACGCAGCCGACAGCGATGGCTG gactcCCCTGCACTGCGCGGCCTCCTGTAATAACGTGCAGGTGTGTAAGTTCCTGGTTGAGTCGGGAGCAGCGGTGTTTGCTATGACCTACAGCGACATGCAGACGGCAGCGGATAAgtgtgaggagatggaggagggataCACCCAGTGCTCCCAGTTCCTCTACG gtgtgcAGGAGAAGATGGGCATCATGAACAGGGGCGTGGTGTACGGCCTGTGGGACTACAGCAATGACAATTCTGATGAGCTGGCGTTCCACGAGGGAGACTGCATGACCATCGTCCGCCGAGAGGACGAGGACGAGACTGAGTGGTGGTGGGCGGGCACGGGCGACACGGAGGGGTACATCCCTCGGAACCTTCTGGGG CTTTACCCAAGAATTAAGCCCAGACAGAGAAGCCTGGCTTAG